From Caminibacter mediatlanticus TB-2, the proteins below share one genomic window:
- the ftsH gene encoding ATP-dependent zinc metalloprotease FtsH, translated as MDKKNNKNNNNFFDKNPLLLFIVFAVLIVIVFRSIAPNGINELNNLTSNKQVQVYTYSDIKNLAKEGKLAYVAIGQKIVRAKLKDGEVITVQKVPNDSTLVEILDKYKVPYGAINDNNWLSELIFGWIIPIFIFFAIWMFLASRMQKGMGGVLGIGSAKGLIKSEKPDVKFDDVAGNDEAKEEVKEIVDFLKNPDRYIDLGAKIPKGVLLVGPPGTGKTLLAKAVAGEADVPFFAVSGSSFIEMFVGVGAARVRDLFNQAKKEAPSIIFIDEIDAIGKSRAAGGPMGGNDEREQTLNQLLAEMDGFDSNEPVIVLAATNRPEVLDPALLRPGRFDRQVLVDKPDFKGRVEILKVHIKKIKAGKDVDLEEIARMTAGLAGADLANIVNEAALLAGRKNKKEVNQEDFVEAVERQIAGLEKKSRRLNDKDKKIVAYHESGHAVIAEVTEKARKVKKVSIVPRGLAALGYTLNMPEEDKYLMQKSELIAEVDTLLGGRAAEEVFLGEISTGAGNDLERATDIVRAMVSMYGMTDVAGLMVLEKQTNRFLGGFAQQREYSEKTQEEVDKFIKEFLENRYKHVKETLKKYSPVIEAMVKDLFEKEVIDGSRVRELIKAYEEGRLEEVINNSSNEKNNEAKEENNDEKNGNNS; from the coding sequence ATGGATAAGAAGAATAATAAAAACAACAATAACTTTTTTGATAAAAATCCTTTATTATTATTTATAGTTTTTGCTGTTTTAATTGTGATAGTATTTAGAAGCATAGCGCCAAATGGAATAAATGAACTTAATAATTTAACTTCCAATAAACAAGTTCAAGTTTATACTTATTCGGATATTAAAAATTTAGCAAAAGAAGGAAAATTAGCATATGTTGCTATTGGTCAAAAAATTGTAAGAGCTAAACTTAAAGATGGAGAAGTAATTACAGTCCAAAAAGTACCAAATGACTCTACATTAGTAGAGATATTGGACAAGTATAAAGTCCCATATGGAGCTATTAATGATAATAATTGGCTTAGTGAGTTAATTTTTGGGTGGATTATTCCAATATTTATATTTTTTGCTATTTGGATGTTTCTGGCAAGTAGAATGCAAAAAGGAATGGGTGGTGTTTTAGGTATAGGAAGTGCAAAAGGGCTTATAAAATCTGAAAAGCCAGATGTTAAGTTTGATGATGTAGCTGGTAATGATGAAGCAAAAGAAGAAGTAAAAGAAATAGTAGATTTTCTAAAAAATCCAGATAGATATATAGACCTTGGAGCAAAGATTCCAAAAGGTGTTTTGCTTGTAGGACCTCCGGGGACTGGTAAAACATTACTTGCAAAAGCAGTAGCAGGTGAAGCAGATGTACCTTTTTTTGCAGTGAGTGGAAGTAGCTTTATTGAGATGTTTGTAGGTGTTGGAGCAGCAAGAGTTAGAGATTTATTTAATCAGGCAAAAAAAGAAGCACCAAGTATAATTTTTATTGATGAGATTGATGCGATTGGTAAAAGTAGAGCCGCAGGTGGTCCTATGGGCGGTAATGATGAAAGAGAACAAACTCTAAACCAGCTTTTAGCTGAAATGGATGGATTTGATTCAAATGAGCCTGTAATAGTACTTGCAGCAACAAATAGACCAGAAGTACTTGACCCAGCACTTCTTAGACCTGGTAGATTTGATAGGCAAGTATTAGTTGATAAGCCAGATTTTAAAGGAAGAGTTGAAATTTTAAAAGTGCATATTAAAAAAATTAAAGCAGGAAAAGATGTTGATTTAGAAGAGATTGCAAGAATGACAGCAGGGCTTGCTGGGGCTGATTTAGCAAATATTGTAAATGAAGCCGCACTTCTTGCTGGTAGAAAAAATAAAAAAGAGGTAAATCAAGAAGATTTTGTTGAAGCTGTTGAGAGACAAATAGCTGGTTTAGAGAAAAAAAGTAGAAGACTTAATGATAAAGATAAAAAAATAGTGGCTTATCATGAAAGTGGACATGCTGTTATAGCAGAAGTTACTGAAAAAGCAAGAAAAGTAAAAAAAGTTTCAATTGTCCCAAGAGGACTTGCAGCACTTGGATATACTCTTAATATGCCAGAAGAAGATAAGTATTTAATGCAAAAAAGTGAATTAATTGCAGAAGTTGATACTCTTCTTGGAGGGAGAGCAGCTGAGGAAGTGTTTTTAGGAGAAATCTCAACAGGTGCAGGTAATGACCTTGAAAGAGCTACTGATATTGTAAGAGCTATGGTTAGTATGTATGGAATGACTGATGTAGCTGGACTTATGGTATTAGAAAAACAAACAAATAGATTTTTAGGTGGATTTGCACAGCAAAGAGAATATTCAGAAAAAACACAAGAAGAAGTAGATAAATTTATAAAAGAATTTTTAGAAAATAGATACAAACATGTTAAAGAAACTCTTAAAAAATATTCACCTGTGATTGAAGCAATGGTAAAAGACTTATTTGAAAAAGAAGTTATTGATGGAAGCAGAGTAAGAGAACTTATCAAAGCCTATGAGGAAGGAAGGTTAGAAGAAGTTATAAATAATTCTTCTAATGAAAAAAATAATGAAGCAAAAGAGGAAAATAATGATGAAAAAAACGGAAATAATTCTTAA
- a CDS encoding 50S ribosomal protein L11 methyltransferase, with translation MDKYYYELTITPSKFKEEIENFLMERFFNGIEEKENSLILRSEDSFDELIHELKTYISSLEELFDTKINLDIKLSKKSNEDWIKKYQESITPVEIDEFYIHPSWYPKKEGKINILIDPALAFGSGHHETTKSCIKALKKVVKKGDSLIDVGCGSGILGIVANKLGAVVDACDTDPVAIKSTKENFELNNAKLNNIWEGSINKSDKKYDVVVANIIADVLVFIADDLKNKVNKYLILSGIIDKYKNKVLEKYKEFKLIDEIKDNEWVTLILERK, from the coding sequence ATGGATAAATATTATTATGAATTAACTATAACTCCATCTAAATTTAAAGAAGAGATAGAAAATTTTTTAATGGAGAGATTTTTTAATGGAATAGAAGAGAAAGAAAATAGTCTTATTTTAAGAAGTGAAGATAGTTTTGATGAGTTGATACATGAACTTAAAACTTATATATCTTCCTTAGAAGAACTTTTTGATACAAAAATAAATTTAGATATAAAACTTTCTAAAAAATCAAATGAAGATTGGATAAAAAAATATCAAGAGTCCATTACTCCTGTTGAGATAGATGAATTTTATATCCATCCAAGTTGGTACCCAAAAAAAGAAGGAAAAATTAATATTTTAATAGACCCGGCATTAGCTTTTGGAAGTGGACATCACGAGACCACAAAAAGTTGTATAAAAGCATTAAAAAAAGTTGTAAAAAAAGGTGATAGTTTAATAGATGTTGGATGTGGTAGTGGCATTTTAGGAATTGTTGCCAATAAACTTGGTGCAGTTGTAGACGCATGCGATACAGACCCTGTCGCTATAAAATCTACAAAAGAAAACTTTGAACTTAATAATGCAAAACTTAACAATATTTGGGAAGGAAGCATTAATAAAAGTGATAAAAAATATGATGTGGTTGTAGCAAATATTATTGCGGATGTTTTAGTATTTATTGCAGATGATTTAAAAAATAAAGTTAATAAATATTTAATTCTTTCAGGTATAATAGACAAATATAAAAACAAAGTATTAGAAAAATACAAAGAATTTAAACTAATCGATGAAATAAAAGATAATGAGTGGGTTACTCTTATCTTAGAAAGGAAATAG
- a CDS encoding response regulator has translation MKVLIVDDAMTMRKIIGNVLKQLGFKPEDLIEATDGEDAWEKLQKYKDEVKIIFLDWNMPKMDGYEFLTLVRKHPEFNDVKIIMTTTETAKPKVIKALKAGANNYIAKPFSPQTLKEKLQKLNIQV, from the coding sequence ATGAAGGTTTTAATCGTTGATGATGCGATGACCATGAGAAAGATTATTGGAAATGTTTTAAAGCAACTTGGGTTTAAACCAGAAGATTTAATAGAGGCAACTGATGGAGAAGATGCATGGGAAAAATTGCAAAAATATAAAGACGAAGTAAAAATTATATTTTTAGATTGGAATATGCCAAAAATGGATGGATATGAGTTTTTAACTCTTGTTAGAAAACATCCTGAATTTAATGATGTAAAAATTATTATGACTACTACTGAAACAGCAAAACCAAAAGTTATTAAAGCTTTAAAGGCTGGTGCAAATAATTATATTGCAAAACCATTCTCTCCACAAACTCTAAAAGAGAAACTTCAAAAATTAAATATCCAAGTTTAA
- the hisA gene encoding 1-(5-phosphoribosyl)-5-[(5-phosphoribosylamino)methylideneamino]imidazole-4-carboxamide isomerase: MIIFPAIDLKDGKAVRLTKGLMDSAKIYSDEPWQLAKNFENMGAKWLHIVDLNGAFAGEPKNIEAIKKIRENTNLKIQLGGGIRDEDTIKRYLDLGINRLILGSIAAREPKKVIKLSKKYPIAVGIDAKDGYVAVDGWDKSEGIKATKLAEIYKDSEIECIIATDISKDGTLQGLNIDFILDIMKASQKNVIASGGVAGEEDIKKVKENKIYGVIIGKAFYEGKIDLEKVLKEIK, translated from the coding sequence ATGATAATATTTCCAGCAATTGATTTAAAAGATGGTAAAGCAGTGAGGCTTACAAAAGGTTTAATGGATAGTGCAAAAATATATAGTGATGAGCCTTGGCAACTTGCAAAAAATTTTGAAAATATGGGAGCTAAGTGGCTTCATATTGTAGATTTAAATGGAGCTTTTGCAGGAGAGCCTAAAAATATCGAAGCTATTAAAAAAATTAGAGAAAATACAAATTTAAAAATTCAGCTTGGTGGTGGAATTAGAGATGAAGATACTATAAAAAGATATCTTGATTTAGGAATTAATAGACTCATTTTAGGAAGCATTGCAGCAAGAGAGCCTAAAAAAGTAATTAAACTTTCTAAAAAATATCCTATTGCAGTTGGAATTGATGCAAAAGATGGATATGTTGCAGTTGATGGGTGGGATAAGAGTGAGGGTATAAAAGCTACTAAACTTGCTGAAATTTATAAAGATAGTGAGATTGAATGTATAATAGCTACTGATATATCAAAAGATGGGACTCTTCAAGGCTTAAATATAGATTTTATTTTAGATATAATGAAAGCATCTCAAAAAAATGTTATTGCAAGTGGCGGTGTAGCAGGTGAAGAGGATATTAAAAAAGTTAAAGAAAATAAAATATACGGAGTTATTATAGGAAAAGCTTTTTATGAAGGAAAAATAGATTTAGAAAAAGTACTAAAAGAGATAAAGTAA
- the hisH gene encoding imidazole glycerol phosphate synthase subunit HisH, translated as MIGIVYYNMGNLASVKNAFNKLNVKAEVVTDADKLKNYDKLFLPGVGAFGDAMEHLREYNLDEAIKEYIKSGKYVFGVCLGMQLLFEKSYEFGEHKGLGIIEGEVVRFDKAKIGEHKIPQMGWNKVFNKKSKIFEGLDNPYLYFVHSYHTVCDEKYVIGKTIYGYEFVSAVNKDNVFGLQPHPEKSHNEGLKILENFVKL; from the coding sequence ATGATAGGTATTGTTTATTATAATATGGGTAATTTAGCAAGTGTAAAAAACGCTTTTAATAAGCTAAATGTAAAAGCTGAGGTAGTAACTGATGCAGATAAGTTAAAAAATTATGATAAATTATTTTTGCCAGGAGTTGGTGCTTTTGGTGATGCAATGGAGCATTTAAGAGAATATAACCTTGATGAAGCTATTAAAGAGTATATAAAAAGCGGTAAGTATGTATTTGGAGTTTGTCTTGGAATGCAACTTTTATTTGAAAAGTCTTATGAATTTGGAGAACATAAGGGACTTGGTATTATTGAAGGAGAGGTTGTTAGGTTTGATAAAGCTAAAATAGGTGAGCATAAAATTCCTCAAATGGGATGGAATAAGGTTTTTAATAAAAAAAGTAAAATTTTTGAAGGATTAGATAATCCCTATTTATATTTTGTCCACTCTTATCATACAGTATGTGATGAAAAGTATGTAATTGGTAAAACCATTTATGGATATGAATTTGTTAGTGCAGTAAATAAAGATAATGTATTTGGCCTTCAACCTCATCCTGAAAAAAGTCATAATGAAGGACTTAAAATTTTAGAAAATTTTGTAAAACTCTAA
- a CDS encoding PDC sensor domain-containing protein, which yields MLISEIQEFQKIRKEARAYLCFLLHRNLPNKLPNISIDVVYEGLERIIHELPFANAAYILDAEGKQISKVITLKKELKDTYIELNQSNRTYFYKAVKEKKCILTDPYPSLVGGDMVVSAAMPIFNDKGQLLYVAVIDIPLKEILKFVHQEKGDTFAHNFNRLIYGVFALALFVICAMLFIDGIKMFFTYTFKGIDVKKMFESTILITLSLALYDLVKTLMFEEVLGEKEDHPFAIHKTMIKFLGSIVIALAIEGLMLVFKFAMIAPQKLIYASMLVASVTLLLVGLAYYMKNVGKDSLK from the coding sequence ATGTTAATTAGTGAAATTCAAGAATTTCAGAAAATTAGAAAAGAAGCAAGGGCATATTTATGTTTTTTACTTCATAGAAATTTACCAAATAAATTGCCAAATATAAGTATTGATGTGGTATATGAAGGATTAGAAAGAATTATACACGAACTACCATTTGCAAATGCAGCTTATATATTAGATGCTGAGGGGAAGCAAATTAGTAAAGTTATAACATTAAAAAAAGAGTTAAAAGATACATATATTGAATTAAATCAATCAAATAGAACCTATTTTTATAAAGCAGTAAAAGAGAAAAAATGTATTTTAACAGACCCATATCCAAGTTTAGTTGGTGGAGATATGGTTGTTAGTGCAGCTATGCCAATTTTTAATGATAAAGGGCAATTGTTATATGTTGCTGTAATAGATATTCCATTAAAAGAGATATTAAAATTTGTTCATCAAGAAAAAGGTGATACTTTTGCCCATAATTTTAATAGATTAATTTATGGAGTTTTTGCTCTTGCTTTATTTGTAATTTGTGCAATGCTCTTTATTGATGGTATAAAAATGTTTTTTACTTATACTTTTAAAGGTATTGATGTTAAAAAAATGTTTGAGTCTACAATTTTAATTACACTTTCACTTGCTCTTTATGACTTGGTAAAAACATTAATGTTTGAAGAAGTTTTAGGTGAAAAAGAGGACCATCCATTTGCTATTCATAAAACGATGATTAAATTTTTAGGAAGTATTGTTATAGCCTTAGCAATTGAAGGCTTAATGCTTGTGTTTAAATTTGCAATGATTGCACCTCAAAAATTAATATATGCATCAATGCTTGTTGCATCAGTTACATTACTTTTAGTAGGGCTTGCTTATTATATGAAAAATGTAGGAAAAGATAGTTTAAAATGA
- the maf gene encoding septum formation inhibitor Maf, producing the protein MLLLCSGSKTRAHLLKKYGINFIQKSCDFDEESVKTNDPYEFVTLVSLGKFKKCLECFKNYDIVAADTVVSDGKHILRKAKNKEEAREILLKQSGKEIKIITSMWVLYKEKVYGRVDETIYEFRKFDNNDLEEYLDSDEWQGKAGACMVEGFCKKYIEKVKGYESTAMGLCIEELLKIIGEENVN; encoded by the coding sequence ATGCTTTTACTTTGTAGTGGTTCTAAGACAAGAGCTCACTTACTCAAAAAATATGGAATTAATTTTATTCAAAAATCTTGTGATTTTGATGAAGAGTCAGTAAAAACTAATGACCCATATGAGTTTGTAACACTTGTTAGTTTAGGTAAGTTTAAAAAATGCCTTGAATGTTTTAAAAATTATGATATTGTTGCAGCTGATACTGTTGTTAGTGATGGAAAACATATATTAAGAAAAGCGAAAAATAAAGAAGAAGCAAGAGAAATTTTACTAAAACAAAGCGGAAAAGAGATAAAAATAATAACTTCAATGTGGGTATTATATAAAGAAAAAGTATATGGTAGAGTAGATGAAACTATATATGAATTTAGAAAATTTGATAACAATGATTTAGAAGAGTATTTAGATTCTGATGAATGGCAAGGAAAAGCAGGTGCTTGTATGGTTGAAGGTTTTTGTAAAAAATATATTGAAAAAGTAAAAGGTTATGAATCTACTGCAATGGGACTTTGTATAGAAGAATTATTAAAAATTATAGGAGAAGAAAATGTTAATTAG
- a CDS encoding sensor histidine kinase: MKFKLDQIFFFLFFLIFIAIFIGLYNQYTFSKKIVTQNFINKNYLFTLKIEERFKSILNKVQFYFKIMEEENLKKLDILELLYKDGNFSASKAAKILNKNFNKYGYYEVFVIDRNYKVVDASYKPEIGFNLGTFKVYKYILDEVFTKKKKIDISYPHIDSSSMKVKKYYLILSPDGKYLLQLAYVIDIFSMMKKLYKNLIKDIPNLKDLKIYFVEKYIIHEIDFNKKYGVKIPLKIDMKNSKKIIKMISKNILPNYKINYNENVSTIIEDIFKKVNFKAIKLDEKNRQLIIYKIIDSIFSNSSDKLILKTVYHIDELLSTYKSLLNRFLYILLIIIVAIFIMYKFIILRITREINLIIENINKNDSIDFKTYIKEIEEFKKIFNIYREKLNNEIEKNKKLLNENKRFIVDTIHQIKTPLSVITLNIDFIKHQVKDKILFETLEEIEAAVTMLTNSYEDLSYLSGNGVVKYEANENINMSNVLKERINFFNSLAKANNKTIIANIDEEIYFKINNIELERIIDNNLSNAIKYSTKKEIYVNLLQKNNKAILSFESFGKPIRDKTQIFDKNYREHSHKRGLGIGLNIVKEICKKYKIEYDVKYKDEKNIFEYVFRL, from the coding sequence TTGAAGTTTAAATTAGACCAGATTTTCTTTTTTCTGTTTTTTTTAATATTTATAGCTATTTTTATAGGACTTTATAATCAATATACTTTTTCTAAAAAAATTGTTACTCAAAATTTTATTAATAAAAATTACCTTTTTACATTAAAAATTGAAGAAAGATTTAAATCTATTTTAAATAAAGTACAATTTTATTTTAAAATAATGGAAGAAGAAAATCTAAAAAAATTAGATATTTTAGAGCTTTTATATAAAGATGGAAATTTTTCTGCAAGTAAAGCGGCTAAAATTTTAAATAAAAATTTTAATAAATATGGCTATTATGAAGTTTTTGTAATTGATAGAAACTATAAAGTAGTTGATGCAAGTTATAAGCCAGAAATTGGGTTTAATTTAGGTACTTTTAAGGTATATAAATATATTTTAGATGAAGTATTTACAAAAAAGAAAAAGATTGATATTTCCTATCCTCATATTGATTCTTCTTCAATGAAAGTAAAAAAATATTATTTAATTCTCTCACCGGATGGAAAATATCTTTTACAACTTGCTTATGTAATAGATATTTTTTCTATGATGAAGAAGCTTTATAAGAATTTAATTAAAGATATTCCTAATTTAAAAGATTTAAAAATTTATTTTGTAGAAAAATATATTATTCATGAGATAGATTTTAATAAAAAATATGGAGTTAAAATTCCTTTAAAAATTGACATGAAAAATTCAAAAAAGATAATTAAAATGATTTCTAAAAATATATTACCTAATTATAAAATAAATTATAATGAAAATGTCTCAACAATTATTGAAGATATCTTTAAAAAAGTTAATTTTAAAGCTATAAAGTTGGATGAAAAAAACAGACAATTAATTATTTATAAAATAATTGATAGTATTTTTTCTAATTCAAGTGACAAATTAATTTTAAAAACTGTTTATCATATTGATGAACTTTTATCTACTTATAAAAGTCTTTTGAATAGATTTTTGTATATATTACTGATAATCATTGTAGCAATTTTTATTATGTATAAATTTATTATTCTTAGAATTACAAGAGAAATAAATTTAATAATTGAAAATATTAATAAAAATGATTCTATTGATTTTAAAACATACATTAAAGAAATAGAAGAATTTAAAAAAATATTTAATATATATAGAGAAAAGTTAAATAATGAAATTGAAAAAAATAAAAAATTATTAAATGAAAATAAGCGATTTATTGTTGATACTATACATCAAATCAAAACTCCTCTTAGTGTTATTACTTTAAATATTGATTTTATAAAACATCAAGTAAAAGATAAAATACTTTTTGAAACGTTAGAAGAGATAGAAGCAGCAGTTACTATGCTAACTAATTCATATGAAGATTTATCTTATCTTTCTGGTAATGGTGTAGTTAAATATGAAGCAAATGAAAATATTAATATGAGTAATGTTTTAAAAGAGAGAATTAATTTTTTTAATTCATTAGCCAAAGCTAATAATAAAACTATCATTGCAAATATAGATGAAGAGATTTATTTTAAAATAAATAATATTGAACTTGAAAGAATTATTGATAATAATCTATCAAATGCAATTAAATATTCAACTAAAAAAGAAATTTATGTAAATTTACTACAAAAAAACAATAAAGCTATTTTAAGTTTTGAATCTTTTGGAAAACCAATAAGAGATAAAACCCAAATATTTGATAAAAATTATAGAGAACATTCTCATAAAAGAGGACTTGGAATTGGACTTAATATTGTAAAAGAGATTTGTAAAAAATACAAAATAGAATATGATGTTAAATATAAAGATGAAAAAAATATTTTTGAATATGTTTTTAGGTTATAA
- a CDS encoding response regulator transcription factor — translation MYSVLLVEDDLQLAKIVKKILESKDFIVTIIEDGNEALEYIKSREYDFYLIDINIPNINGLELVKYIKELKKEGKIIMITASVEEYNFKKAYEYGCDDYIKKPFHATELEVRINRLIEKKRVIEFDDYKFDLNTQDLYKNNQTINLRKKEKKLLYLLLKNINHTVDNQKIIEFVWNDSKTKNPPVRQLINELRKKFEKDYIKTVVGVGYRFEV, via the coding sequence ATGTATTCAGTATTATTGGTAGAAGATGATTTACAGCTTGCAAAAATTGTAAAAAAAATTTTAGAATCAAAAGATTTTATTGTAACAATTATTGAAGATGGAAATGAAGCGTTAGAATATATAAAATCAAGAGAGTATGATTTTTATTTAATAGATATAAATATTCCAAATATAAATGGCCTTGAACTTGTAAAATATATAAAAGAGCTAAAAAAAGAAGGCAAAATAATTATGATTACAGCATCAGTTGAAGAGTATAATTTTAAAAAAGCATATGAATATGGATGTGATGATTATATTAAAAAGCCTTTTCACGCAACTGAACTTGAAGTAAGAATTAATAGATTAATTGAGAAAAAAAGAGTGATTGAGTTTGATGATTATAAATTTGATTTAAATACTCAGGATTTATATAAAAATAATCAAACAATTAACCTTAGAAAAAAAGAGAAAAAACTTTTATATTTGTTATTAAAAAACATAAATCATACAGTAGATAATCAAAAAATTATAGAATTTGTTTGGAATGACTCAAAAACAAAAAATCCTCCTGTTAGACAATTGATTAATGAATTAAGAAAGAAATTTGAAAAAGATTATATTAAAACTGTGGTTGGTGTAGGGTATAGATTTGAAGTTTAA